A single window of Triplophysa rosa linkage group LG2, Trosa_1v2, whole genome shotgun sequence DNA harbors:
- the zgc:153704 gene encoding lipocalin-like encodes MATALFGLLGVLLCALAVSIEVTPQADFDVQGVAGKWYLIGFATNAEWFVARKANMKTGVAMLTPNDDGGLEMAYSSLNPDGTCWRMTHVAQKTNVPGQFTFYSDRQETVNAMRVVDVKYDEYAVIHTIKTKDDSITFLNKLYGRTPDLGQDVLDRFTEFSLERGILPENISVLPKNDECP; translated from the exons ATGGCAACCGCTCTGTTTGGATTGCTGGGAGTTTTGCTCTGCGCCCTTGCCGTTAGTATTGAAGTCACACCGCAGGCCGACTTCGACGTCCAGGGG GTGGCTGGGAAATGGTACCTGATTGGTTTTGCTACCAACGCAGAGTGGTTTGTCGCCCGTAAGGCAAACATGAAGACAGGCGTCGCCATGTTGACGCCAAACGATGATGGAGGCCTAGAGATGGCATATTCCAGTCTGAA TCCTGATGGCACATGCTGGAGAATGACCCATGTGGCTCAGAAGACGAATGTTCCGGGGCAATTCACCTTCTACAGTGACC GCCAGGAAACTGTAAATGCCATGCGTGTTGTGGATGTGAAGTATGATGAATACGCTGTGATCCACACCATCAAGACCAAAGACGATTCCATAACTTTCCTGAACAAACTCTACG GCCGAACACCAGACTTGGGCCAGGACGTCCTGGACAGATTCACGGAGTTCTCTCTGGAACGAGGCATTCTGCCTGAGAACATTTCTGTCCTGCCTAAGAATG ACGAGTGCCCTTGA